From Medicago truncatula cultivar Jemalong A17 chromosome 7, MtrunA17r5.0-ANR, whole genome shotgun sequence, a single genomic window includes:
- the LOC11439765 gene encoding NAD(P)H-quinone oxidoreductase subunit 1, chloroplastic has translation YHRLGLSNSLSTVDIVDAQSKYGFWGWNLWRQPIGFIVFLISSLAECERLPFDLPEAEEELVAGYQTEYSGIRFGLFYVASYLNLLISSLFVTVLYLGGSNISIPYIFVSEFFEINKTYGVFGTTIDLFITIDLFITLAKTYFFLFVSIITRWSLPRLRMDQLLNLGWKFLLPISLGNLLLTTSSQLFSL, from the coding sequence TATCACCGACTAGGATTATCTAACAGTTTAAGTACAGTTGATATAGTTGATGCGCAATCAAAATATGGTTTTTGGGGGTGGAATTTGTGGCGTCAACCTATCggtttcattgtttttctaatttcttcacTAGCAGAATGTGAAAGATTACCTTTTGATTTACcagaagcagaagaagaattAGTAGCGGGTTATCAAACAGAATATTCGGGTATTCGATTTGGTTTATTTTACGTTGCTTCCTATTTAAaccttttaatttcttcattATTTGTAACAGTTCTTTACTTGGGCGGTTCAAATATCTCTATTCCGTACATATTCGTTTCTGAGTTTTTTGAAATCAATAAAACATATGGAGTTTTTGGAACTACAATTGATCTCTTTATTACAATTGATCTCTTTATTACATTAgctaaaacttattttttcttattcgTTTCTATCATAACAAGATGGTCTTTGCCTAGGCTAAGAATGGATCAATTATTAAATCTTGGATGGAAATTTCTTTTACCTATTTCTCTCGGTAATCTATTATTAACAACTTCGTCTCAATTGTTTTCACTCTAA
- the LOC120577105 gene encoding NAD(P)H-quinone oxidoreductase subunit I, chloroplastic has protein sequence MFLMVTGFMNYGQQTVRAARYIGQSFIIILSHANRLPVTIQYPYEKLITSERFRGRIHFEFDKCIACEVCVRVCPIDLPVVDWKLETDIRKKRLLNYSIDFGICIFCGNCIEYCPTNCLSMTEEYELSTYDRHELNYNQIALGRLPMSVIDDYTIRTIQIK, from the coding sequence ATGTTCCTTATGGTAACTGGGTTCATGAATTATGGTCAACAAACAGTCCGAGCTGCAAGGTACATTGGTCAAAGTTTCATTATTATCTTATCTCACGCAAATCGTTTACCTGTAACTATTCAATATCcttatgaaaaattaatcacATCGGAACGTTTCCGCGGTCGAAtccattttgaatttgataaatGCATTGCTTGTGAAGTATGTGTTCGTGTATGTCCTATAGATTTACCCGTTGTTGATTGGAAACTGGAAACTGATATTCGAAAGAAACGATTGCTAAATTACAGTATTGATTTCGGAATCTGTATTTTTTGTGGTAACTGTATTGAGTATTGCCCAACAAATTGTTTATCAATGACTGAAGAATATGAACTTTCAACTTATGATCGTCACGAATTGAACTATAATCAAATTGCTTTGGGCCGTTTACCAATGTCAGTAATTGATGATTATACAATTCgaacaattcaaataaaataa
- the LOC120577104 gene encoding NAD(P)H-quinone oxidoreductase subunit 6, chloroplastic, with the protein MKFRFLCLFFLHIMDLPETLHDFLLVFLGSGIILGSLGVVLLTNPIFSAFSLGLVLVCISLLYILSNSHFVAASQLLIYVGAINILITFAVMFMNSSEYYQDFNLWTVGDGITLIVCTSIFVSLITIISDTSWYGIIWTTRPNQIIEQDLISTSQQIGIHLSTDFFLPFELISIILLVALIGAIVVARQ; encoded by the coding sequence ATGAAATTTCgatttctttgtcttttttttttacatataatgGATTTGCCTGAAACGCTACACGATTTTCTTTTAGTCTTTCTGGGATCGGGTATTATATTAGGAAGTCTAGGAGTAGTATTACTTACCAACCCTATTTTTTCTGCTTTTTCGTTGGGACTGGTTCTTGTTTGTATATccttattatatattttatcaaactcCCATTTTGTAGCTGCATCACAGCTACTTATTTACGTGGGAGCTATTAACATTTTAATCACATTTGCTGTGATGTTCATGAATAGTTCCGAATATTACCAAGATTTTAATCTTTGGACTGTTGGGGATGGAATTACTTTGATAGTTTGTACAAGTATTTTTGTTTCACTAATAACTATTATTTCAGATACTTCATGGTACGGAATTATTTGGACTACAAGACCAAATCAGATTATTGAGCAAGATTTGATAAGTACTAGTCAACAAATTGGAATTCATTTATCAACcgatttttttcttccatttgaaCTAATTTCAATAATTCTTTTAGTTGCTTTGATAGGTGCAATTGTTGTAGCTCGCCAGTAA